From a region of the Marmota flaviventris isolate mMarFla1 chromosome 13, mMarFla1.hap1, whole genome shotgun sequence genome:
- the C13H9orf40 gene encoding uncharacterized protein C9orf40 homolog: MAKRRAAEPLTFHVPWKRLLLCDFTEEPPPPSPIWIPPSGPSHSGLPRKRKIDAGAMSEPSASPSKRRDSGDSSATSGGEREGRGLETGEPSLPLLPGGPRGPGEEPRDVQPPGGGGDDGAGRTGPPREDWGATPLQHNEEFWQYNSFQYWRNPLPPIDLSDIEDVSENNQTEATLEGKNEVVEIDMES; encoded by the exons ATGGCCAAGCGGCGTGCGGCTGAGCCTCTGACGTTCCACGTGCCTTGGAAGCGGCTCCTGCTCTGCGACTTCACGGAGGAGCCGCCGCCGCCGTCGCCGATTTGGATCCCGCCGTCGGGGCCCTCGCATTCTGGGCTACCGCGAAAGCGCAAAATCGACGCAGGAGCCATGTCAGAGCCTTCGGCTTCGCCCAGCAAGCGCCGCGACAGCGGGGACAGCAGCGCCACGAGCGGCGGGGAGCGTGAGGGCCGCGGCCTGGAGACGGGGGAGCCATCGCTGCCGCTGCTGCCGGGAGGGCCCCGGGGGCCAGGGGAGGAGCCCCGGGACGTCCAGCCCCCGGGGGGCGGTGGTGACGACGGGGCGGGGCGCACAGGGCCCCCGCGGGAAGACTGGGGGGCCACACCGCTCCAG CACAATGAAGAATTTTGGCAGTATAATTCTTTCCAGTACTGGAGAAATCCTTTACCACCTATTGATCTGTCAGACATCGAAGATGTGAGTGAAAACAACCAGACAGAAGCAACACTTGAGGGCAAGAATGAAGTGGTTGAGATTGACATGGAGTCCTGA